ACAAGGATGCCGTCATCGCGGGCGACTTTGTCTGGTCGTGGGAGCGCGCGAAGGACCCGGCGAGGGGTGGAACGTACTCGTTCCTGTTCGAGGAAGCGAAGATCGCGACGCTCGCGGCGCCGGATGAACGAACGTTCGTTGTCACGCTCACCGAGCCGAACGGCGTGTTCCTGAACGTCGTACCGTTCCAGACGTTCTGCCCGGTGCACTCCGCGACGGTCACGCAGTTCGAGGACGCGTGGTGCCAGCCCGAGCACTTTGTTGGGAACGGCCCGTACATGCCGACCGAAGCGAAGCTCGACGACCACATCACCCTCACGAAGAACCCGAACTACTGGGACGCAGCGAACGTCGAGATCGAGACGGCCATCGCGCACGCGTGGACGGACGCCCAGGTCGCGATCGACTGCTACAAGAAGGGGATGTGCGACTGGACCGGCGTCAGCGCCGCCATCCCGTCGGCGGAGCTCGACACGATCCGCGACCCGAAGGATCGGAGCCGGTTCATGGTGAGCGATGTCATCCAGTACGCGCGAAATGCGAACGGGTACATCGCCATCAACACAAAGCGGCCGGGATTTGACAATGTCCTCGTTCGTCGTGCGTTCGACCTCGCGATTGACCGCGTGCAGCTCGAGCAGTTCATCACCCGGTCGGGTAACGTGCCGTCGAGGAACTTCATCCCCGATGGGCTCGCTGGGTACGCGCCACGGCGCGATCCGGTGGATGCCGACTGCACGAAGGCGAAGGAGCTCCTCGCGCAAGCGGGGTACCCCAACGGCGAGGGCTTCCCGACGTACGAGTTCCTCTACCGGACGAACTCGCCGGTCGAGCAGGATGCGGCGAACGCAATCGCGAACATGTGGAAACAGTGCCTGGGCATCTCGGTGACGTTGAGCGGCATGCCGATGAAGCTCTGGCGTCCCAAGGTTCTCGGGCGTGACCCCAAGCTAACTGGGCCGAAGACGTACGACATCACGATGGACGGCTGGCAGGGCGACTACGCGCACCCGCACACGTTCGCGGCACTCTTGCAGTGCGGGAACGCGCAGAACGACAGCGACTTCTGTGATACGCGGTACGATACGGCGATCGCCGAGGGCCTCGTCGCTCACGACCTCGTGGCCATGCAGGCCGCGTACCGACGCGCCGAAGACGTCCTGGCGGCCGAGATGCCGGTGCTCCCGCTGTCGTTCAGCCCGCGCATCCACGCGGTGCGACCGGAGTGGACCGGCATTGAACCGAACGCCGCAGTGAATCACCCGCTGAAGTTCATCCGACGAGTGCAGTAGCGAGCAGTCCAATACACGCGGTCCGATGTACATCGGACCGCGTTCCCACACCAAAAGGAGTGTCACGAATGGGACTCTACCTCATCCGACGCCTCGGGTGGCTCGTTGCCACCTTCGCGTTCATTATCGTGCTCGTGTTCGGCATGGTGAAGGCGACAGGCGTTGACCCATGTCTCCGTGAGAAGGCGACGCAGGCGTACATTGACGCGTGCCACGAAAAGAATGGCTATGACAAGCCGGTGATCGTGCAGCTTGGACGCTATCTCACGCGCATCGCGCATCTCGATTTCGGGGATAGCGTGCAGCACGAGGGGAGGACGGTCGTCCAGGTCCTCCGCGAGGGGCTCCCGCACACCGCGGCAATCGTGTCGCTCGCGGTGGCACTCGCCATCCTTTTTGGGACGGCGCTCGGTGTCATGGCAGCGATCCGGCAGAATACGCCGACGGACTACGTGTGTTCCGGAATTGCGATGATTGGCATCGCGGTGCCCGAGCTCGTCGTGGGGCCGCTCCTCATCATTGGTATCGCGATGCAATGGTCCTGGTGGCCACGCGCGGACCTCAAGGAGGCGTTGAGCTACGTGCTCCCCGTCCTCACACTCGCGCTCCCGATGACCGCAGCGATCGCACGGCTCGCACGGAGCGGTATGCTCGATGTTCTCAATCAGGATTTCATCCGCACCGCGCGTGCGAAGGGCATACCGGAGCAGCGGATCATTATCCGTCATGCACTCCGCGTCGGACTCACCCCCGTCATCACGCTCCTGGGCCCACTCATCGCCGGAGCGTTCGCCGGTGGATCGTTCGTGGTCGAGAAGCTCTTCGCCATCTCGGGGATGGGTAACAAATTCGTCGAAGCGGCAGCAAACGATCCCATTGATGTTAACCTCATCATGCTCACGACGATGTGCATTGCGACGCTCATCCTCATCGCGAACGTCCTTGTTGACCTCGCGTACGCCGCACTTACCCCACGCATCCGCGACGCGATCGAGTCAACGGAGCGTGGCACGTGGCGTCAGACGCTTGGGACGATCGTATGTCTCGGACTCGCGGTTACCGTCATGATGGTGGTGACACGAACGGCAGCCACGATCGACGCTCCGATAAGCGTCGCGATGAAGCGGTTCACCGAATGGTTCCCACACCTCGGGCTTGTTGCCGCGGTGGCGTGGGGTGCCTTCGGCGCGACCGTTTTCCGCGCATACCGGCGCGCGCGCCGTGAACCGAGTGGCACGAGTGCATTCGGGCGTGCGTGGAAAAACTTCGCGCACCATCGCCTCGCGGTCGTCTCGGCGAGCACGCTCTTCGTAATCGTGTTCGTG
The sequence above is drawn from the bacterium genome and encodes:
- a CDS encoding peptide ABC transporter substrate-binding protein, translated to MSNEGKQHSWAGIIFPVGLALIAIFGFDLWPSCPSKDGDGTVAIAPEGTEQTVAVSATTLYGGATRNITDGAFHFPLGGQPKSCDPHKIDSMIEFGVAMNTCEGLLTWGPKGPADVRNGVAESYDVSPDGKTYTFHLRIAGWSNKDAVIAGDFVWSWERAKDPARGGTYSFLFEEAKIATLAAPDERTFVVTLTEPNGVFLNVVPFQTFCPVHSATVTQFEDAWCQPEHFVGNGPYMPTEAKLDDHITLTKNPNYWDAANVEIETAIAHAWTDAQVAIDCYKKGMCDWTGVSAAIPSAELDTIRDPKDRSRFMVSDVIQYARNANGYIAINTKRPGFDNVLVRRAFDLAIDRVQLEQFITRSGNVPSRNFIPDGLAGYAPRRDPVDADCTKAKELLAQAGYPNGEGFPTYEFLYRTNSPVEQDAANAIANMWKQCLGISVTLSGMPMKLWRPKVLGRDPKLTGPKTYDITMDGWQGDYAHPHTFAALLQCGNAQNDSDFCDTRYDTAIAEGLVAHDLVAMQAAYRRAEDVLAAEMPVLPLSFSPRIHAVRPEWTGIEPNAAVNHPLKFIRRVQ
- a CDS encoding ABC transporter permease subunit translates to MGLYLIRRLGWLVATFAFIIVLVFGMVKATGVDPCLREKATQAYIDACHEKNGYDKPVIVQLGRYLTRIAHLDFGDSVQHEGRTVVQVLREGLPHTAAIVSLAVALAILFGTALGVMAAIRQNTPTDYVCSGIAMIGIAVPELVVGPLLIIGIAMQWSWWPRADLKEALSYVLPVLTLALPMTAAIARLARSGMLDVLNQDFIRTARAKGIPEQRIIIRHALRVGLTPVITLLGPLIAGAFAGGSFVVEKLFAISGMGNKFVEAAANDPIDVNLIMLTTMCIATLILIANVLVDLAYAALTPRIRDAIESTERGTWRQTLGTIVCLGLAVTVMMVVTRTAATIDAPISVAMKRFTEWFPHLGLVAAVAWGAFGATVFRAYRRARREPSGTSAFGRAWKNFAHHRLAVVSASTLFVIVFVCLLGPWVLKMTFGFVYDAGNIQEVSLAPPFAAWFGYHDFIPGRELMWSHILGTDGNGRDILVRVLVGGCTSLAVGITALVISAIIGTMYGTIAAYAGGRIDQILMRFVDLCYSVPYIILVILFVAFLGKSMLLLFVAIGCVSWLTLARITRGEVLKIMQRDHVIAARAMGASWWRIVARHCIPNAIGPITTYAMRLVAVLILEEAFLSFLGVGIQDPMARWGNIIQAWNKAHLHWWYLSACVALTTTLCCLNFLGDGLRDAFDVELKGVQ